Proteins co-encoded in one Montipora capricornis isolate CH-2021 chromosome 12, ASM3666992v2, whole genome shotgun sequence genomic window:
- the LOC138027092 gene encoding histamine H2 receptor-like isoform X2: protein MAQIIFLFKYKAMNTTASSTQGTSRITDDVKLVDISLGWKIFTMVVMTTILVLTIIGNIAVIAVQSRSIVLKNIVNSYFLVSLSIADLLVAILVMPCALDTVNTGSWRCGNIWGKFNGFGNFLFCISSIMHLMVLSIDRYMAIARPLRYPLEMTKSRALTLCLILWSYSAVWACLPLFGVSSYECFISYIGTCKADDWSKNSLNFAFAISVVSGTYGIAVISMVYIYFKIGLVIRMQIQRIQEVSNNPQQKREKNFKATFNNNNNKMAQNLSRHKGVATLLVATLAYLVCWSPFCIMLFIEIGSKEKINGPFGTLAMLIGFVNSCCNPIIYSIKYRSFRSAVASMLGRKNLVHNL from the exons ATGGCCCAG atcattttcctttttaaatacaAGGCCATGAACACAACCGCTTCGTCGACGCAGGGAACTTCTCGGATCACGGACGACGTTAAGCTTGTAGATATTTCCCTGGGCTGGAAAATTTTCACCATGGTTGTTATGACCACAATTCTCGTATTAACCATCATTGGAAACATCGCAGTCATCGCTGTTCAAAGTCGTTCTATCGTGTTAAAAAATATAGTCAACTCCTACTTCCTTGTGTCTCTGTCCATCGCGGATCTTCTGGTCGCTATTTTAGTCATGCCTTGTGCATTGGACACTGTGAACACTGGCTCGTGGAGGTGCGGGAACATTTGGGGCAAGTTCAATGGATTTGGCAACTTTCTATTCTGTATTTCGTCCATAATGCATCTCATGGTGTTATCTATTGACCGTTATATGGCAATAGCTAGGCCACTCCGGTATCCACTGGAGATGACAAAGTCAAGAGCTCTTACACTATGCTTGATCTTGTGGAGTTATTCGGCCGTGTGGGCCTGTTTGCCGTTATTTGGAGTTAGTTCATATGAGTGTTTTATTAGTTACATTGGAACCTGTAAGGCGGACGACTGGTCTAAGAACAGTTTGAATTTTGCATTTGCGATCTCCGTTGTCTCAGGGACGTACGGCATCGCTGTGATTTCGATGGTATACATCTATTTTAAAATCGGTTTAGTTATCCGAATGCAGATTCAGCGAATTCAAGAAGTGTCAAATAATCCTCagcaaaaaagagagaaaaatttcaaggcgacttttaacaataacaataacaaaatggCCCAGAATTTGAGCCGCCACAAGGGAGTGGCAACGTTGTTGGTAGCAACATTGGCCTATCTTGTATGCTGGTCACCGTTTTGTATTATGCTTTTTATTGAAATTGGTAGTAAGGAAAAAATCAATGGTCCATTTGGCACTTTGGCAATGCTCATTGGGTTTGTAAATAGTTGCTGTAATCCCATTATATATTCGATTAAGTACAGGAGTTTCAGATCGGCCGTTGCCAGCATGTTAGGCCGAAAAAATCTTGTGCATAACCTGTAA
- the LOC138027018 gene encoding protein draper-like isoform X2, producing MQFLIVVIAVVTQASALIDDRHCFVRQNRTCYQYALTRRQTLSCSVNGKIFKQCQQICNAAKCNITCSSPHACKQQCYGSLCESLDCKAKSCHQYCIRGRCNMRCTSDECIQTCDVGGCEMKCPENAKRCLQKCRRGNCKMHCPPGVQFCHQTCESGRCIMLCEGKECTRSCRKSECIYSDQPENVTALAVVSTCNQAIARRENICYQHCINGNCQLEKVESFVMHSQVCYGGNCNLRCNAGAKCSQVCVGRQCQLITCTSDICIQECIAGGCHMECYSRICTQICRGGNCKMGCLSSSSKLCYQTCTGGGCLTSCEGENCNPRCFGGQCKHSVYHPPGITIKATCDSMEDETCVQTCQSKVGCALANRPRNPPQISNQTCNDGFCYLNCTGSDICHQSCNGKKCYTASCNARECDQVCNGEDCGLMECDAETCTQKCFGWGCHLKCHPSVQVCNQICIAEKGRCYLECWAQQCVTTLL from the coding sequence ATGCAGTTTTTAATTGTCGTGATTGCTGTGGTAACTCAAGCCTCGGCCCTCATTGATGACCGACACTGCTTCGTGAGACAAAACCGGACCTGTTACCAGTACGCACTGACAAGGAGGCAAACCCTGAGCTGTTCTGTGAATGGAAAAATATTCAAGCAGTGCCAGCAGATATGCAATGCTGCAAAATGCAACATTACGTGTTCTTCACCGCATGCATGCAAACAGCAGTGCTATGGCAGCCTGTGTGAGTCCCTGGATTGCAAGGCAAAGAGTTGCCACCAATATTGCATACGTGGCCGTTGCAATATGAGATGCACCTCGGACGAGTGCATTCAGACTTGTGACGTCGGAGGATGCGAAATGAAGTGTCCCGAAAATGCCAAGCGTTGCCTCCAGAAATGTCGCCGAGGAAATTGCAAAATGCATTGTCCGCCAGGGGTGCAATTTTGCCACCAGACATGCGAATCAGGGAGATGCATTATGCTTTGCGAGGGAAAAGAGTGCACCCGTTCCTGTCGCAAGAGCGAATGCATCTACAGCGACCAACCAGAAAATGTCACTGCTTTAGCTGTTGTATCAACTTGTAATCAGGCTATTGCGCGAAGGGAAAATATTTGTTATCAGCATTGCATAAATGGAAACTGTCAGCTCGAGAAAGTTGAGAGTTTTGTAATGCACAGTCAGGTTTGTTACGGAGGAAACTGCAACTTGagatgcaatgctggtgcaaaaTGCAGCCAAGTTTGCGTCGGACGTCAATGCCAGCTCATCACTTGTACCTCGGACATTTGCATTCAAGAATGCATCGCAGGAGGATGCCACATGGAATGCTATTCTAGGATCTGTACTCAGATTTGCAGAGGAGGAAATTGCAAGATGGGTTGCTTATCTTCCAGTTCGAAACTCTGCTACCAAACTTGCACTGGCGGAGGTTGTTTGACGTCGTGTGAAGGAGAAAACTGCAATCCAAGGTGCTTTGGCGGACAATGCAAGCATTCGGTTTACCACCCTCCTGGTATAACAATCAAGGCCACTTGTGACAGCATGGAGGACGAGACGTGTGTCCAAACTTGTCAGTCGAAAGTCGGTTGTGCCCTGGCAAACAGACCCAGGAACCCACCGCAAATCTCCAACCAGACTTGCAACGACGGGTTCTGCTACTTGAATTGCACCGGTTCAGACATTTGCCATCAATCATGCAACGGCAAAAAGTGCTACACAGCATCATGCAATGCACGAGAGTGTGATCAAGTCTGCAACGGTGAAGATTGCGGGTTAATGGAGTGCGATGCCGAGACTTGCACACAGAAGTGTTTTGGCTGGGGGTGCCATCTAAAATGCCATCCGTCTGTGCAGGTCTGCAATCAAATCTGCATTGCCGAGAAAGGGAGGTGCTATCTGGAATGCTGGGCACAACAATGTGTTACCACATTActttaa
- the LOC138027761 gene encoding BTB/POZ domain-containing protein 6-B-like, with product MAFATIYDNWQTEKRSIRERAAQLINNPLMSDIKFVITDSSSMDKKDKGTIHAHKFLLSLGSPVFRAMFYSSMADTREEIPLDDCDPRSFLDLLRYLYSDELHLTSGNVFELLYLSKKYLVPFLTESCCQFLETELRENNVFRILEHARLFSESHLEQQCWKLLDAKTSACLHTEGLLWISHATLSSLFKRDSLTLVDGECAVFKAAMRWASANCKARGFESTEEKIRRVLNNAIHLIRFPMIPPRLFSEIVVPTGILTEKEISQVYLFHKQGAVANPEMKFSCIPRGPLLQFQNSHIELSRCYRYRENHIFPSSESFTSVSENLKFLTSREVYFAGVRLYAHKDVGKSFLVQLRVYRCRGLKEEVANMRGTFTVGILPRELANRVGFDVLVPKPFLVSRETQFNAKINIVGTNEARASPNRGVPMKFVKCDGIDFKFEGQSRQVLEVLFYSLD from the coding sequence ATGGCATTTGCAACGATTTACGATAACTGGCAAACAGAAAAGAGAAGCATTCGCGAGAGGGCCGCGCAATTGATAAATAATCCACTCATGAGCGATATCAAGTTCGTAATCACAGATTCAAGCTCCATGGACAAGAAAGACAAGGGCACTATACACGCTCATAAGTTTCTTCTGTCGCTTGGAAGCCCGGTTTTTCGCGCGATGTTCTACAGCAGTATGGCTGACACCAGAGAAGAGATCCCACTCGACGACTGCGACCCGCGAAGTTTTCTAGATTTGCTGCGGTATTTATACTCGGATGAACTGCACTTGACCTCTGgaaacgttttcgagttgttGTACTTGTCAAAGAAGTACTTAGTGCCGTTTCTGACTGAGAGTTGCTGCCAATTCCTGGAGACGGAGTTGAGAGAGAACAATGTGTTCAGGATCTTGGAGCATGCAAGATTGTTCTCCGAATCGCATCTTGAACAGCAGTGTTGGAAACTCCTCGACGCGAAAACGAGTGCCTGCCTACACACCGAGGGTCTTCTTTGGATCAGCCATGCCACACTCTCGTCTCTTTTCAAGAGAGATTCGCTGACCCTTGTGGACGGGGAATGTGCTGTTTTTAAAGCTGCAATGCGCTGGGCATCTGCCAATTGCAAAGCTCGAGGATTTGAGTCTACTGAGGAAAAGATAAGAAGAGTGCTGAACAACGCAATACACTTGATCCGGTTTCCTATGATCCCGCCTCGACTGTTCAGTGAAATCGTAGTTCCTACAGGAATACTTACAGAGAAAGAGATATCTCAAGTTTACTTATTTCATAAACAAGGCGCTGTGGCTAATCCTGAGATGAAGTTCTCGTGTATTCCTCGCGGACCGCTGTTGCAGTTCCAAAACTCACATATCGAGTTGTCTCGCTGTTATAGATACCGAGAAAATCATATATTTCCAAGTTCAGAAAGTTTCACTTCTGTGTCGGAAAACCTCAAGTTTTTAACCAGCAGAGAAGTGTACTTTGCAGGGGTTCGTCTTTACGCGCATAAAGACGTGGGAAAGTCCTTCTTGGTGCAGCTCAGAGTTTACAGATGCCGAGGGTTGAAAGAGGAAGTTGCTAACATGCGGGGAACATTCACAGTAGGAATTCTCCCTCGGGAGCTGGCCAATAGAGTTGGATTTGATGTACTTGTTCCAAAACCCTTTCTTGTTTCCAGAGAAACTCAATTCAATGCCAAGATCAATATAGTGGGAACAAACGAGGCACGAGCTTCTCCAAACAGAGGAGTACCAATGaagtttgtcaagtgcgatGGAATCGACTTTAAGTTTGAGGGCCAATCGAGGCAAGTACTAGAGGTTTTGTTTTACTCCTTAGATTGA
- the LOC138027018 gene encoding protein draper-like isoform X1, with the protein MTSPDYLAGFCQDARHDWLRCLSGQVIPSREEPLKLKSLKMQFLIVVIAVVTQASALIDDRHCFVRQNRTCYQYALTRRQTLSCSVNGKIFKQCQQICNAAKCNITCSSPHACKQQCYGSLCESLDCKAKSCHQYCIRGRCNMRCTSDECIQTCDVGGCEMKCPENAKRCLQKCRRGNCKMHCPPGVQFCHQTCESGRCIMLCEGKECTRSCRKSECIYSDQPENVTALAVVSTCNQAIARRENICYQHCINGNCQLEKVESFVMHSQVCYGGNCNLRCNAGAKCSQVCVGRQCQLITCTSDICIQECIAGGCHMECYSRICTQICRGGNCKMGCLSSSSKLCYQTCTGGGCLTSCEGENCNPRCFGGQCKHSVYHPPGITIKATCDSMEDETCVQTCQSKVGCALANRPRNPPQISNQTCNDGFCYLNCTGSDICHQSCNGKKCYTASCNARECDQVCNGEDCGLMECDAETCTQKCFGWGCHLKCHPSVQVCNQICIAEKGRCYLECWAQQCVTTLL; encoded by the exons ATGACATCACCAGATTATTTGGCAGGCTTCTGTCAAGACGCGCGGCATGATTGGCTGCGGTGTTTATCAGGACAAGTTATACCATCTCGCGAG GAACCGCTCAAATTGAAGTCGTTGAAAATGCAGTTTTTAATTGTCGTGATTGCTGTGGTAACTCAAGCCTCGGCCCTCATTGATGACCGACACTGCTTCGTGAGACAAAACCGGACCTGTTACCAGTACGCACTGACAAGGAGGCAAACCCTGAGCTGTTCTGTGAATGGAAAAATATTCAAGCAGTGCCAGCAGATATGCAATGCTGCAAAATGCAACATTACGTGTTCTTCACCGCATGCATGCAAACAGCAGTGCTATGGCAGCCTGTGTGAGTCCCTGGATTGCAAGGCAAAGAGTTGCCACCAATATTGCATACGTGGCCGTTGCAATATGAGATGCACCTCGGACGAGTGCATTCAGACTTGTGACGTCGGAGGATGCGAAATGAAGTGTCCCGAAAATGCCAAGCGTTGCCTCCAGAAATGTCGCCGAGGAAATTGCAAAATGCATTGTCCGCCAGGGGTGCAATTTTGCCACCAGACATGCGAATCAGGGAGATGCATTATGCTTTGCGAGGGAAAAGAGTGCACCCGTTCCTGTCGCAAGAGCGAATGCATCTACAGCGACCAACCAGAAAATGTCACTGCTTTAGCTGTTGTATCAACTTGTAATCAGGCTATTGCGCGAAGGGAAAATATTTGTTATCAGCATTGCATAAATGGAAACTGTCAGCTCGAGAAAGTTGAGAGTTTTGTAATGCACAGTCAGGTTTGTTACGGAGGAAACTGCAACTTGagatgcaatgctggtgcaaaaTGCAGCCAAGTTTGCGTCGGACGTCAATGCCAGCTCATCACTTGTACCTCGGACATTTGCATTCAAGAATGCATCGCAGGAGGATGCCACATGGAATGCTATTCTAGGATCTGTACTCAGATTTGCAGAGGAGGAAATTGCAAGATGGGTTGCTTATCTTCCAGTTCGAAACTCTGCTACCAAACTTGCACTGGCGGAGGTTGTTTGACGTCGTGTGAAGGAGAAAACTGCAATCCAAGGTGCTTTGGCGGACAATGCAAGCATTCGGTTTACCACCCTCCTGGTATAACAATCAAGGCCACTTGTGACAGCATGGAGGACGAGACGTGTGTCCAAACTTGTCAGTCGAAAGTCGGTTGTGCCCTGGCAAACAGACCCAGGAACCCACCGCAAATCTCCAACCAGACTTGCAACGACGGGTTCTGCTACTTGAATTGCACCGGTTCAGACATTTGCCATCAATCATGCAACGGCAAAAAGTGCTACACAGCATCATGCAATGCACGAGAGTGTGATCAAGTCTGCAACGGTGAAGATTGCGGGTTAATGGAGTGCGATGCCGAGACTTGCACACAGAAGTGTTTTGGCTGGGGGTGCCATCTAAAATGCCATCCGTCTGTGCAGGTCTGCAATCAAATCTGCATTGCCGAGAAAGGGAGGTGCTATCTGGAATGCTGGGCACAACAATGTGTTACCACATTActttaa
- the LOC138027092 gene encoding histamine H2 receptor-like isoform X4 — protein MNTTASSTQGTSRITDDVKLVDISLGWKIFTMVVMTTILVLTIIGNIAVIAVQSRSIVLKNIVNSYFLVSLSIADLLVAILVMPCALDTVNTGSWRCGNIWGKFNGFGNFLFCISSIMHLMVLSIDRYMAIARPLRYPLEMTKSRALTLCLILWSYSAVWACLPLFGVSSYECFISYIGTCKADDWSKNSLNFAFAISVVSGTYGIAVISMVYIYFKIGLVIRMQIQRIQEVSNNPQQKREKNFKATFNNNNNKMAQNLSRHKGVATLLVATLAYLVCWSPFCIMLFIEIGSKEKINGPFGTLAMLIGFVNSCCNPIIYSIKYRSFRSAVASMLGRKNLVHNL, from the coding sequence ATGAACACAACCGCTTCGTCGACGCAGGGAACTTCTCGGATCACGGACGACGTTAAGCTTGTAGATATTTCCCTGGGCTGGAAAATTTTCACCATGGTTGTTATGACCACAATTCTCGTATTAACCATCATTGGAAACATCGCAGTCATCGCTGTTCAAAGTCGTTCTATCGTGTTAAAAAATATAGTCAACTCCTACTTCCTTGTGTCTCTGTCCATCGCGGATCTTCTGGTCGCTATTTTAGTCATGCCTTGTGCATTGGACACTGTGAACACTGGCTCGTGGAGGTGCGGGAACATTTGGGGCAAGTTCAATGGATTTGGCAACTTTCTATTCTGTATTTCGTCCATAATGCATCTCATGGTGTTATCTATTGACCGTTATATGGCAATAGCTAGGCCACTCCGGTATCCACTGGAGATGACAAAGTCAAGAGCTCTTACACTATGCTTGATCTTGTGGAGTTATTCGGCCGTGTGGGCCTGTTTGCCGTTATTTGGAGTTAGTTCATATGAGTGTTTTATTAGTTACATTGGAACCTGTAAGGCGGACGACTGGTCTAAGAACAGTTTGAATTTTGCATTTGCGATCTCCGTTGTCTCAGGGACGTACGGCATCGCTGTGATTTCGATGGTATACATCTATTTTAAAATCGGTTTAGTTATCCGAATGCAGATTCAGCGAATTCAAGAAGTGTCAAATAATCCTCagcaaaaaagagagaaaaatttcaaggcgacttttaacaataacaataacaaaatggCCCAGAATTTGAGCCGCCACAAGGGAGTGGCAACGTTGTTGGTAGCAACATTGGCCTATCTTGTATGCTGGTCACCGTTTTGTATTATGCTTTTTATTGAAATTGGTAGTAAGGAAAAAATCAATGGTCCATTTGGCACTTTGGCAATGCTCATTGGGTTTGTAAATAGTTGCTGTAATCCCATTATATATTCGATTAAGTACAGGAGTTTCAGATCGGCCGTTGCCAGCATGTTAGGCCGAAAAAATCTTGTGCATAACCTGTAA
- the LOC138027092 gene encoding histamine H2 receptor-like isoform X3 — MTIIFLFKYKAMNTTASSTQGTSRITDDVKLVDISLGWKIFTMVVMTTILVLTIIGNIAVIAVQSRSIVLKNIVNSYFLVSLSIADLLVAILVMPCALDTVNTGSWRCGNIWGKFNGFGNFLFCISSIMHLMVLSIDRYMAIARPLRYPLEMTKSRALTLCLILWSYSAVWACLPLFGVSSYECFISYIGTCKADDWSKNSLNFAFAISVVSGTYGIAVISMVYIYFKIGLVIRMQIQRIQEVSNNPQQKREKNFKATFNNNNNKMAQNLSRHKGVATLLVATLAYLVCWSPFCIMLFIEIGSKEKINGPFGTLAMLIGFVNSCCNPIIYSIKYRSFRSAVASMLGRKNLVHNL; from the exons atgacg atcattttcctttttaaatacaAGGCCATGAACACAACCGCTTCGTCGACGCAGGGAACTTCTCGGATCACGGACGACGTTAAGCTTGTAGATATTTCCCTGGGCTGGAAAATTTTCACCATGGTTGTTATGACCACAATTCTCGTATTAACCATCATTGGAAACATCGCAGTCATCGCTGTTCAAAGTCGTTCTATCGTGTTAAAAAATATAGTCAACTCCTACTTCCTTGTGTCTCTGTCCATCGCGGATCTTCTGGTCGCTATTTTAGTCATGCCTTGTGCATTGGACACTGTGAACACTGGCTCGTGGAGGTGCGGGAACATTTGGGGCAAGTTCAATGGATTTGGCAACTTTCTATTCTGTATTTCGTCCATAATGCATCTCATGGTGTTATCTATTGACCGTTATATGGCAATAGCTAGGCCACTCCGGTATCCACTGGAGATGACAAAGTCAAGAGCTCTTACACTATGCTTGATCTTGTGGAGTTATTCGGCCGTGTGGGCCTGTTTGCCGTTATTTGGAGTTAGTTCATATGAGTGTTTTATTAGTTACATTGGAACCTGTAAGGCGGACGACTGGTCTAAGAACAGTTTGAATTTTGCATTTGCGATCTCCGTTGTCTCAGGGACGTACGGCATCGCTGTGATTTCGATGGTATACATCTATTTTAAAATCGGTTTAGTTATCCGAATGCAGATTCAGCGAATTCAAGAAGTGTCAAATAATCCTCagcaaaaaagagagaaaaatttcaaggcgacttttaacaataacaataacaaaatggCCCAGAATTTGAGCCGCCACAAGGGAGTGGCAACGTTGTTGGTAGCAACATTGGCCTATCTTGTATGCTGGTCACCGTTTTGTATTATGCTTTTTATTGAAATTGGTAGTAAGGAAAAAATCAATGGTCCATTTGGCACTTTGGCAATGCTCATTGGGTTTGTAAATAGTTGCTGTAATCCCATTATATATTCGATTAAGTACAGGAGTTTCAGATCGGCCGTTGCCAGCATGTTAGGCCGAAAAAATCTTGTGCATAACCTGTAA
- the LOC138027092 gene encoding histamine H2 receptor-like isoform X1, producing MRHHKIIFLFKYKAMNTTASSTQGTSRITDDVKLVDISLGWKIFTMVVMTTILVLTIIGNIAVIAVQSRSIVLKNIVNSYFLVSLSIADLLVAILVMPCALDTVNTGSWRCGNIWGKFNGFGNFLFCISSIMHLMVLSIDRYMAIARPLRYPLEMTKSRALTLCLILWSYSAVWACLPLFGVSSYECFISYIGTCKADDWSKNSLNFAFAISVVSGTYGIAVISMVYIYFKIGLVIRMQIQRIQEVSNNPQQKREKNFKATFNNNNNKMAQNLSRHKGVATLLVATLAYLVCWSPFCIMLFIEIGSKEKINGPFGTLAMLIGFVNSCCNPIIYSIKYRSFRSAVASMLGRKNLVHNL from the exons ATGCGACATCACAAA atcattttcctttttaaatacaAGGCCATGAACACAACCGCTTCGTCGACGCAGGGAACTTCTCGGATCACGGACGACGTTAAGCTTGTAGATATTTCCCTGGGCTGGAAAATTTTCACCATGGTTGTTATGACCACAATTCTCGTATTAACCATCATTGGAAACATCGCAGTCATCGCTGTTCAAAGTCGTTCTATCGTGTTAAAAAATATAGTCAACTCCTACTTCCTTGTGTCTCTGTCCATCGCGGATCTTCTGGTCGCTATTTTAGTCATGCCTTGTGCATTGGACACTGTGAACACTGGCTCGTGGAGGTGCGGGAACATTTGGGGCAAGTTCAATGGATTTGGCAACTTTCTATTCTGTATTTCGTCCATAATGCATCTCATGGTGTTATCTATTGACCGTTATATGGCAATAGCTAGGCCACTCCGGTATCCACTGGAGATGACAAAGTCAAGAGCTCTTACACTATGCTTGATCTTGTGGAGTTATTCGGCCGTGTGGGCCTGTTTGCCGTTATTTGGAGTTAGTTCATATGAGTGTTTTATTAGTTACATTGGAACCTGTAAGGCGGACGACTGGTCTAAGAACAGTTTGAATTTTGCATTTGCGATCTCCGTTGTCTCAGGGACGTACGGCATCGCTGTGATTTCGATGGTATACATCTATTTTAAAATCGGTTTAGTTATCCGAATGCAGATTCAGCGAATTCAAGAAGTGTCAAATAATCCTCagcaaaaaagagagaaaaatttcaaggcgacttttaacaataacaataacaaaatggCCCAGAATTTGAGCCGCCACAAGGGAGTGGCAACGTTGTTGGTAGCAACATTGGCCTATCTTGTATGCTGGTCACCGTTTTGTATTATGCTTTTTATTGAAATTGGTAGTAAGGAAAAAATCAATGGTCCATTTGGCACTTTGGCAATGCTCATTGGGTTTGTAAATAGTTGCTGTAATCCCATTATATATTCGATTAAGTACAGGAGTTTCAGATCGGCCGTTGCCAGCATGTTAGGCCGAAAAAATCTTGTGCATAACCTGTAA